One stretch of Passer domesticus isolate bPasDom1 chromosome 2, bPasDom1.hap1, whole genome shotgun sequence DNA includes these proteins:
- the RPS6KA3 gene encoding ribosomal protein S6 kinase alpha-3 isoform X2: MPLAQLADPWQKMAVESTAESSTENGQQIVDEPMGEDDINQQTEEGSIKEIAITHHVKEGHEKADPSQFELLKVLGQGSFGKVFLVKKISGSDARQLYAMKVLKKATLKVRDRVRTKMERDILVEVNHPFIVKLHYAFQTEGKLYLILDFLRGGDLFTRLSKEVMFTEDDVKFYLAELALALDHLHSLGIIYRDLKPENILLDEEGHIKLTDFGLSKESIDHEKKAYSFCGTVEYMAPEVVNRRGHTQSADWWSFGVLMFEMLTGTLPFQGKDRKETMTMILKAKLGMPQFLSLEAQSLLRMLFKRNPANRLGAGPDGVEEIKRHAFFSKIDWNKLYRREIHPPFKPATGRPEDTFYFDPEFTAKTPKDSPGIPPSANAHQLFRGFSFVAIASDDESQAMQTVGVHSIVQLHRNSIQFTDGYEVKEDIGVGSYSVCKRCVHKASNMEYAVKIIDKSKRDPTEEIEILLRYGQHPNIITLKDVYDDGKYVYVVTELMKGGELLDKILRQKFFSEREASAVLFTITKTVEYLHTQGVVHRDLKPSNILYVDESGNPESIRICDFGFAKQLRAENGLLMTPCYTANFVAPEVLKRQGYDAACDIWSLGVLLYTMLTGYTPFANGPDDTPEEILARIGSGKFSLSGGYWNSVSDTAKDLVSKMLHVDPHQRLTAAQVLSHPWIVHCDQLPQYQLNRQDAPHLVKGAMAATYSALNRNQSPVLEPVGRSTLAQRRGIKKITSTAL; this comes from the exons GAAGAAGGAAGTATCAAAGAAATTGCAATAACTCACCATGTAAAGGAAGGCCACGAGAAAGCAGACCCTTCACAGTTTGAACTTCTGAAAGTACTAGGACAAGGATCCTTTGGAAAG GTCTTCCTTGTCAAAAAAATCTCAGGATCAGATGCTAGACAGCTTTATGCAATGAAGGTATTGAAAAAGGCCACCTTGAAAG TTCGAGATCGGGTTCGGACAAAAATGGAACGTGATATCCTAGTGGAAGTTAACCATCCTTTTATTGTCAAGTTACATTATG CTTTTCAAACAGAAGGGAAGCTGTATCTTATTTTGGATTTTCTCAGGGGAGGAGACTTGTTTACACGTTTATCCAAAGAG GTGATGTTCACAGAAGACGACGTTAAATTTTATCTGGCAGAATTAGCACTTGCTTTAGACCATCTACATAGTCTTGGAATAATATACCGGGACCTAAAACCAGAAAA cATCCTGCTTGATGAGGAAGGACATATCAAATTGACAG atttTGGCTTAAGTAAAGAGTCAATTGATCATGAAAAAAAAGCCTACTCTTTCTGTGGAACAGTGGAATATATGGCACCAGAAGTTGTGAACAGACGAGGCCATACACAGAGTGCAGACTGGTGGTCTTTTGGTGTTTTAATG TTTGAAATGCTCACTGGTACTCTACCTTTCCAAgggaaagacagaaaagaaaccATGACTATGATTCTCAA GGCCAAACTTGGAATGCCCCAGTTCTTGAGTCTTGAAGCACAGAGTCTCCTGCGAATGCTCTTCAAAAGAAACCCAGCAAACAGATTAG GAGCAGGTCCAGATGGAGTAGAAGAAATTAAGAGGCATGCATTCTTTTCCAAAATAGATTGGAAT AAATTGTACCGGAGAGAAATTCATCCTCCTTTTAAACCTGCAACTGGCAGACCTGAGGATACATTTTATTTTGACCCTGAGTTTACAGCAAAAACTCCAAAAG ATTCACCTGGTATTCCACCCAGTGCTAATGCACATCAGCTTTTTCGGGGATTTAGCTTTGTAGCTATTGCATCAGATGATGAAAGCCAAGCAATGCAGACAGTTGGAGTGCATTCAATTGTCCAG TTGCACAGGAACAGCATTCAGTTTACTGATGGATATGAAGTGAAGGAAGATATTGGAGTTGGCTCTTATTCTGTCTGCAAGAGATGTGTTCATAAAGCTTCAAACATGGAGTATGCTGTAAAG ATTATTGACAAGAGTAAAAGAGATCCAACAGAAGAGATTGAAATCCTGCTGCGCTATGGACAGCATCCAAATATTATTACCCTGAAAGAT GTGTATGATGATGGAAAATATGTGTATGTAGTAACAGAACTTATGAAAGGAGGAGAACTGCTGGATAAAATTCTTAGGCAAAAATTTTTCTCAGAACGAGAAGCTAGTGCAGTTCTGTTCACAATAACAAAAACGGTTGAGTATCTCCACACACAAGGG gttgttCACAGAGACCTGAAGCCTAGCAATATTCTTTATGTTGATGAATCTGGTAATCCAGAATCAATTCGAATTTGTGACTTTGGCTTTGCAAAACAACTGCGAGCGGAAAATGGTCTTCTGATGACTCCATGTTACACAGCAAATTTTGTTGCACCAGAG GTTTTAAAGAGGCAAGGTTATGATGCTGCATGTGACATATGGAGCCTTGGTGTTCTACTTTATACCATGCTCACTGG CTACACTCCTTTTGCAAATGGTCCTGATGACACCCCAGAGGAGATTTTGGCCCGAATAGGAAGTGGGAAGTTCTCCCTCAGCGGTGGTTATTGGAACAGTGTTTCAGACACAGCTAAG GACCTTGTTTCAAAAATGCTTCATGTTGACCCTCATCAAAGACTGACTGCAGCCCAAGTTCTCAGTCACCCCTGGATAGTTCACTGTGACCAGTTGCCTCAATACCAGCTGAACAGGCAGGATGCTCCCCATTTAGTGAAG GGTGCAATGGCAGCAACTTACTCAGCTTTGAATCGTAATCAGTCACCAGTTTTGGAGCCAGTTGGCCGTTCTACTCTTGCTCAGAGGAGaggtattaaaaaaattacctcAACAGCCCTGTGA
- the RPS6KA3 gene encoding ribosomal protein S6 kinase alpha-3 isoform X1, producing MPLAQLADPWQKMAVESTAESSTENGQQIVDEPMGEDDINQQTEEGSIKEIAITHHVKEGHEKADPSQFELLKVLGQGSFGKVFLVKKISGSDARQLYAMKVLKKATLKVRDRVRTKMERDILVEVNHPFIVKLHYAFQTEGKLYLILDFLRGGDLFTRLSKEVMFTEDDVKFYLAELALALDHLHSLGIIYRDLKPENILLDEEGHIKLTDFGLSKESIDHEKKAYSFCGTVEYMAPEVVNRRGHTQSADWWSFGVLMFEMLTGTLPFQGKDRKETMTMILKAKLGMPQFLSLEAQSLLRMLFKRNPANRLGAGPDGVEEIKRHAFFSKIDWNKLYRREIHPPFKPATGRPEDTFYFDPEFTAKTPKDSPGIPPSANAHQLFRGFSFVAIASDDESQAMQTVGVHSIVQQLHRNSIQFTDGYEVKEDIGVGSYSVCKRCVHKASNMEYAVKIIDKSKRDPTEEIEILLRYGQHPNIITLKDVYDDGKYVYVVTELMKGGELLDKILRQKFFSEREASAVLFTITKTVEYLHTQGVVHRDLKPSNILYVDESGNPESIRICDFGFAKQLRAENGLLMTPCYTANFVAPEVLKRQGYDAACDIWSLGVLLYTMLTGYTPFANGPDDTPEEILARIGSGKFSLSGGYWNSVSDTAKDLVSKMLHVDPHQRLTAAQVLSHPWIVHCDQLPQYQLNRQDAPHLVKGAMAATYSALNRNQSPVLEPVGRSTLAQRRGIKKITSTAL from the exons GAAGAAGGAAGTATCAAAGAAATTGCAATAACTCACCATGTAAAGGAAGGCCACGAGAAAGCAGACCCTTCACAGTTTGAACTTCTGAAAGTACTAGGACAAGGATCCTTTGGAAAG GTCTTCCTTGTCAAAAAAATCTCAGGATCAGATGCTAGACAGCTTTATGCAATGAAGGTATTGAAAAAGGCCACCTTGAAAG TTCGAGATCGGGTTCGGACAAAAATGGAACGTGATATCCTAGTGGAAGTTAACCATCCTTTTATTGTCAAGTTACATTATG CTTTTCAAACAGAAGGGAAGCTGTATCTTATTTTGGATTTTCTCAGGGGAGGAGACTTGTTTACACGTTTATCCAAAGAG GTGATGTTCACAGAAGACGACGTTAAATTTTATCTGGCAGAATTAGCACTTGCTTTAGACCATCTACATAGTCTTGGAATAATATACCGGGACCTAAAACCAGAAAA cATCCTGCTTGATGAGGAAGGACATATCAAATTGACAG atttTGGCTTAAGTAAAGAGTCAATTGATCATGAAAAAAAAGCCTACTCTTTCTGTGGAACAGTGGAATATATGGCACCAGAAGTTGTGAACAGACGAGGCCATACACAGAGTGCAGACTGGTGGTCTTTTGGTGTTTTAATG TTTGAAATGCTCACTGGTACTCTACCTTTCCAAgggaaagacagaaaagaaaccATGACTATGATTCTCAA GGCCAAACTTGGAATGCCCCAGTTCTTGAGTCTTGAAGCACAGAGTCTCCTGCGAATGCTCTTCAAAAGAAACCCAGCAAACAGATTAG GAGCAGGTCCAGATGGAGTAGAAGAAATTAAGAGGCATGCATTCTTTTCCAAAATAGATTGGAAT AAATTGTACCGGAGAGAAATTCATCCTCCTTTTAAACCTGCAACTGGCAGACCTGAGGATACATTTTATTTTGACCCTGAGTTTACAGCAAAAACTCCAAAAG ATTCACCTGGTATTCCACCCAGTGCTAATGCACATCAGCTTTTTCGGGGATTTAGCTTTGTAGCTATTGCATCAGATGATGAAAGCCAAGCAATGCAGACAGTTGGAGTGCATTCAATTGTCCAG CAGTTGCACAGGAACAGCATTCAGTTTACTGATGGATATGAAGTGAAGGAAGATATTGGAGTTGGCTCTTATTCTGTCTGCAAGAGATGTGTTCATAAAGCTTCAAACATGGAGTATGCTGTAAAG ATTATTGACAAGAGTAAAAGAGATCCAACAGAAGAGATTGAAATCCTGCTGCGCTATGGACAGCATCCAAATATTATTACCCTGAAAGAT GTGTATGATGATGGAAAATATGTGTATGTAGTAACAGAACTTATGAAAGGAGGAGAACTGCTGGATAAAATTCTTAGGCAAAAATTTTTCTCAGAACGAGAAGCTAGTGCAGTTCTGTTCACAATAACAAAAACGGTTGAGTATCTCCACACACAAGGG gttgttCACAGAGACCTGAAGCCTAGCAATATTCTTTATGTTGATGAATCTGGTAATCCAGAATCAATTCGAATTTGTGACTTTGGCTTTGCAAAACAACTGCGAGCGGAAAATGGTCTTCTGATGACTCCATGTTACACAGCAAATTTTGTTGCACCAGAG GTTTTAAAGAGGCAAGGTTATGATGCTGCATGTGACATATGGAGCCTTGGTGTTCTACTTTATACCATGCTCACTGG CTACACTCCTTTTGCAAATGGTCCTGATGACACCCCAGAGGAGATTTTGGCCCGAATAGGAAGTGGGAAGTTCTCCCTCAGCGGTGGTTATTGGAACAGTGTTTCAGACACAGCTAAG GACCTTGTTTCAAAAATGCTTCATGTTGACCCTCATCAAAGACTGACTGCAGCCCAAGTTCTCAGTCACCCCTGGATAGTTCACTGTGACCAGTTGCCTCAATACCAGCTGAACAGGCAGGATGCTCCCCATTTAGTGAAG GGTGCAATGGCAGCAACTTACTCAGCTTTGAATCGTAATCAGTCACCAGTTTTGGAGCCAGTTGGCCGTTCTACTCTTGCTCAGAGGAGaggtattaaaaaaattacctcAACAGCCCTGTGA
- the RPS6KA3 gene encoding ribosomal protein S6 kinase alpha-3 isoform X3 — translation MLMWNGVDPGQLTTISHKNGQQIVDEPMGEDDINQQTEEGSIKEIAITHHVKEGHEKADPSQFELLKVLGQGSFGKVFLVKKISGSDARQLYAMKVLKKATLKVRDRVRTKMERDILVEVNHPFIVKLHYAFQTEGKLYLILDFLRGGDLFTRLSKEVMFTEDDVKFYLAELALALDHLHSLGIIYRDLKPENILLDEEGHIKLTDFGLSKESIDHEKKAYSFCGTVEYMAPEVVNRRGHTQSADWWSFGVLMFEMLTGTLPFQGKDRKETMTMILKAKLGMPQFLSLEAQSLLRMLFKRNPANRLGAGPDGVEEIKRHAFFSKIDWNKLYRREIHPPFKPATGRPEDTFYFDPEFTAKTPKDSPGIPPSANAHQLFRGFSFVAIASDDESQAMQTVGVHSIVQQLHRNSIQFTDGYEVKEDIGVGSYSVCKRCVHKASNMEYAVKIIDKSKRDPTEEIEILLRYGQHPNIITLKDVYDDGKYVYVVTELMKGGELLDKILRQKFFSEREASAVLFTITKTVEYLHTQGVVHRDLKPSNILYVDESGNPESIRICDFGFAKQLRAENGLLMTPCYTANFVAPEVLKRQGYDAACDIWSLGVLLYTMLTGYTPFANGPDDTPEEILARIGSGKFSLSGGYWNSVSDTAKDLVSKMLHVDPHQRLTAAQVLSHPWIVHCDQLPQYQLNRQDAPHLVKGAMAATYSALNRNQSPVLEPVGRSTLAQRRGIKKITSTAL, via the exons GAAGAAGGAAGTATCAAAGAAATTGCAATAACTCACCATGTAAAGGAAGGCCACGAGAAAGCAGACCCTTCACAGTTTGAACTTCTGAAAGTACTAGGACAAGGATCCTTTGGAAAG GTCTTCCTTGTCAAAAAAATCTCAGGATCAGATGCTAGACAGCTTTATGCAATGAAGGTATTGAAAAAGGCCACCTTGAAAG TTCGAGATCGGGTTCGGACAAAAATGGAACGTGATATCCTAGTGGAAGTTAACCATCCTTTTATTGTCAAGTTACATTATG CTTTTCAAACAGAAGGGAAGCTGTATCTTATTTTGGATTTTCTCAGGGGAGGAGACTTGTTTACACGTTTATCCAAAGAG GTGATGTTCACAGAAGACGACGTTAAATTTTATCTGGCAGAATTAGCACTTGCTTTAGACCATCTACATAGTCTTGGAATAATATACCGGGACCTAAAACCAGAAAA cATCCTGCTTGATGAGGAAGGACATATCAAATTGACAG atttTGGCTTAAGTAAAGAGTCAATTGATCATGAAAAAAAAGCCTACTCTTTCTGTGGAACAGTGGAATATATGGCACCAGAAGTTGTGAACAGACGAGGCCATACACAGAGTGCAGACTGGTGGTCTTTTGGTGTTTTAATG TTTGAAATGCTCACTGGTACTCTACCTTTCCAAgggaaagacagaaaagaaaccATGACTATGATTCTCAA GGCCAAACTTGGAATGCCCCAGTTCTTGAGTCTTGAAGCACAGAGTCTCCTGCGAATGCTCTTCAAAAGAAACCCAGCAAACAGATTAG GAGCAGGTCCAGATGGAGTAGAAGAAATTAAGAGGCATGCATTCTTTTCCAAAATAGATTGGAAT AAATTGTACCGGAGAGAAATTCATCCTCCTTTTAAACCTGCAACTGGCAGACCTGAGGATACATTTTATTTTGACCCTGAGTTTACAGCAAAAACTCCAAAAG ATTCACCTGGTATTCCACCCAGTGCTAATGCACATCAGCTTTTTCGGGGATTTAGCTTTGTAGCTATTGCATCAGATGATGAAAGCCAAGCAATGCAGACAGTTGGAGTGCATTCAATTGTCCAG CAGTTGCACAGGAACAGCATTCAGTTTACTGATGGATATGAAGTGAAGGAAGATATTGGAGTTGGCTCTTATTCTGTCTGCAAGAGATGTGTTCATAAAGCTTCAAACATGGAGTATGCTGTAAAG ATTATTGACAAGAGTAAAAGAGATCCAACAGAAGAGATTGAAATCCTGCTGCGCTATGGACAGCATCCAAATATTATTACCCTGAAAGAT GTGTATGATGATGGAAAATATGTGTATGTAGTAACAGAACTTATGAAAGGAGGAGAACTGCTGGATAAAATTCTTAGGCAAAAATTTTTCTCAGAACGAGAAGCTAGTGCAGTTCTGTTCACAATAACAAAAACGGTTGAGTATCTCCACACACAAGGG gttgttCACAGAGACCTGAAGCCTAGCAATATTCTTTATGTTGATGAATCTGGTAATCCAGAATCAATTCGAATTTGTGACTTTGGCTTTGCAAAACAACTGCGAGCGGAAAATGGTCTTCTGATGACTCCATGTTACACAGCAAATTTTGTTGCACCAGAG GTTTTAAAGAGGCAAGGTTATGATGCTGCATGTGACATATGGAGCCTTGGTGTTCTACTTTATACCATGCTCACTGG CTACACTCCTTTTGCAAATGGTCCTGATGACACCCCAGAGGAGATTTTGGCCCGAATAGGAAGTGGGAAGTTCTCCCTCAGCGGTGGTTATTGGAACAGTGTTTCAGACACAGCTAAG GACCTTGTTTCAAAAATGCTTCATGTTGACCCTCATCAAAGACTGACTGCAGCCCAAGTTCTCAGTCACCCCTGGATAGTTCACTGTGACCAGTTGCCTCAATACCAGCTGAACAGGCAGGATGCTCCCCATTTAGTGAAG GGTGCAATGGCAGCAACTTACTCAGCTTTGAATCGTAATCAGTCACCAGTTTTGGAGCCAGTTGGCCGTTCTACTCTTGCTCAGAGGAGaggtattaaaaaaattacctcAACAGCCCTGTGA
- the RPS6KA3 gene encoding ribosomal protein S6 kinase alpha-3 isoform X5, producing MFKFLALRVRSVREEGSIKEIAITHHVKEGHEKADPSQFELLKVLGQGSFGKVFLVKKISGSDARQLYAMKVLKKATLKVRDRVRTKMERDILVEVNHPFIVKLHYAFQTEGKLYLILDFLRGGDLFTRLSKEVMFTEDDVKFYLAELALALDHLHSLGIIYRDLKPENILLDEEGHIKLTDFGLSKESIDHEKKAYSFCGTVEYMAPEVVNRRGHTQSADWWSFGVLMFEMLTGTLPFQGKDRKETMTMILKAKLGMPQFLSLEAQSLLRMLFKRNPANRLGAGPDGVEEIKRHAFFSKIDWNKLYRREIHPPFKPATGRPEDTFYFDPEFTAKTPKDSPGIPPSANAHQLFRGFSFVAIASDDESQAMQTVGVHSIVQQLHRNSIQFTDGYEVKEDIGVGSYSVCKRCVHKASNMEYAVKIIDKSKRDPTEEIEILLRYGQHPNIITLKDVYDDGKYVYVVTELMKGGELLDKILRQKFFSEREASAVLFTITKTVEYLHTQGVVHRDLKPSNILYVDESGNPESIRICDFGFAKQLRAENGLLMTPCYTANFVAPEVLKRQGYDAACDIWSLGVLLYTMLTGYTPFANGPDDTPEEILARIGSGKFSLSGGYWNSVSDTAKDLVSKMLHVDPHQRLTAAQVLSHPWIVHCDQLPQYQLNRQDAPHLVKGAMAATYSALNRNQSPVLEPVGRSTLAQRRGIKKITSTAL from the exons GAAGAAGGAAGTATCAAAGAAATTGCAATAACTCACCATGTAAAGGAAGGCCACGAGAAAGCAGACCCTTCACAGTTTGAACTTCTGAAAGTACTAGGACAAGGATCCTTTGGAAAG GTCTTCCTTGTCAAAAAAATCTCAGGATCAGATGCTAGACAGCTTTATGCAATGAAGGTATTGAAAAAGGCCACCTTGAAAG TTCGAGATCGGGTTCGGACAAAAATGGAACGTGATATCCTAGTGGAAGTTAACCATCCTTTTATTGTCAAGTTACATTATG CTTTTCAAACAGAAGGGAAGCTGTATCTTATTTTGGATTTTCTCAGGGGAGGAGACTTGTTTACACGTTTATCCAAAGAG GTGATGTTCACAGAAGACGACGTTAAATTTTATCTGGCAGAATTAGCACTTGCTTTAGACCATCTACATAGTCTTGGAATAATATACCGGGACCTAAAACCAGAAAA cATCCTGCTTGATGAGGAAGGACATATCAAATTGACAG atttTGGCTTAAGTAAAGAGTCAATTGATCATGAAAAAAAAGCCTACTCTTTCTGTGGAACAGTGGAATATATGGCACCAGAAGTTGTGAACAGACGAGGCCATACACAGAGTGCAGACTGGTGGTCTTTTGGTGTTTTAATG TTTGAAATGCTCACTGGTACTCTACCTTTCCAAgggaaagacagaaaagaaaccATGACTATGATTCTCAA GGCCAAACTTGGAATGCCCCAGTTCTTGAGTCTTGAAGCACAGAGTCTCCTGCGAATGCTCTTCAAAAGAAACCCAGCAAACAGATTAG GAGCAGGTCCAGATGGAGTAGAAGAAATTAAGAGGCATGCATTCTTTTCCAAAATAGATTGGAAT AAATTGTACCGGAGAGAAATTCATCCTCCTTTTAAACCTGCAACTGGCAGACCTGAGGATACATTTTATTTTGACCCTGAGTTTACAGCAAAAACTCCAAAAG ATTCACCTGGTATTCCACCCAGTGCTAATGCACATCAGCTTTTTCGGGGATTTAGCTTTGTAGCTATTGCATCAGATGATGAAAGCCAAGCAATGCAGACAGTTGGAGTGCATTCAATTGTCCAG CAGTTGCACAGGAACAGCATTCAGTTTACTGATGGATATGAAGTGAAGGAAGATATTGGAGTTGGCTCTTATTCTGTCTGCAAGAGATGTGTTCATAAAGCTTCAAACATGGAGTATGCTGTAAAG ATTATTGACAAGAGTAAAAGAGATCCAACAGAAGAGATTGAAATCCTGCTGCGCTATGGACAGCATCCAAATATTATTACCCTGAAAGAT GTGTATGATGATGGAAAATATGTGTATGTAGTAACAGAACTTATGAAAGGAGGAGAACTGCTGGATAAAATTCTTAGGCAAAAATTTTTCTCAGAACGAGAAGCTAGTGCAGTTCTGTTCACAATAACAAAAACGGTTGAGTATCTCCACACACAAGGG gttgttCACAGAGACCTGAAGCCTAGCAATATTCTTTATGTTGATGAATCTGGTAATCCAGAATCAATTCGAATTTGTGACTTTGGCTTTGCAAAACAACTGCGAGCGGAAAATGGTCTTCTGATGACTCCATGTTACACAGCAAATTTTGTTGCACCAGAG GTTTTAAAGAGGCAAGGTTATGATGCTGCATGTGACATATGGAGCCTTGGTGTTCTACTTTATACCATGCTCACTGG CTACACTCCTTTTGCAAATGGTCCTGATGACACCCCAGAGGAGATTTTGGCCCGAATAGGAAGTGGGAAGTTCTCCCTCAGCGGTGGTTATTGGAACAGTGTTTCAGACACAGCTAAG GACCTTGTTTCAAAAATGCTTCATGTTGACCCTCATCAAAGACTGACTGCAGCCCAAGTTCTCAGTCACCCCTGGATAGTTCACTGTGACCAGTTGCCTCAATACCAGCTGAACAGGCAGGATGCTCCCCATTTAGTGAAG GGTGCAATGGCAGCAACTTACTCAGCTTTGAATCGTAATCAGTCACCAGTTTTGGAGCCAGTTGGCCGTTCTACTCTTGCTCAGAGGAGaggtattaaaaaaattacctcAACAGCCCTGTGA
- the RPS6KA3 gene encoding ribosomal protein S6 kinase alpha-3 isoform X4 has product MASERSKSSRRTPSAWRARPFNRGERGGNPGSTNQEEGSIKEIAITHHVKEGHEKADPSQFELLKVLGQGSFGKVFLVKKISGSDARQLYAMKVLKKATLKVRDRVRTKMERDILVEVNHPFIVKLHYAFQTEGKLYLILDFLRGGDLFTRLSKEVMFTEDDVKFYLAELALALDHLHSLGIIYRDLKPENILLDEEGHIKLTDFGLSKESIDHEKKAYSFCGTVEYMAPEVVNRRGHTQSADWWSFGVLMFEMLTGTLPFQGKDRKETMTMILKAKLGMPQFLSLEAQSLLRMLFKRNPANRLGAGPDGVEEIKRHAFFSKIDWNKLYRREIHPPFKPATGRPEDTFYFDPEFTAKTPKDSPGIPPSANAHQLFRGFSFVAIASDDESQAMQTVGVHSIVQQLHRNSIQFTDGYEVKEDIGVGSYSVCKRCVHKASNMEYAVKIIDKSKRDPTEEIEILLRYGQHPNIITLKDVYDDGKYVYVVTELMKGGELLDKILRQKFFSEREASAVLFTITKTVEYLHTQGVVHRDLKPSNILYVDESGNPESIRICDFGFAKQLRAENGLLMTPCYTANFVAPEVLKRQGYDAACDIWSLGVLLYTMLTGYTPFANGPDDTPEEILARIGSGKFSLSGGYWNSVSDTAKDLVSKMLHVDPHQRLTAAQVLSHPWIVHCDQLPQYQLNRQDAPHLVKGAMAATYSALNRNQSPVLEPVGRSTLAQRRGIKKITSTAL; this is encoded by the exons GAAGAAGGAAGTATCAAAGAAATTGCAATAACTCACCATGTAAAGGAAGGCCACGAGAAAGCAGACCCTTCACAGTTTGAACTTCTGAAAGTACTAGGACAAGGATCCTTTGGAAAG GTCTTCCTTGTCAAAAAAATCTCAGGATCAGATGCTAGACAGCTTTATGCAATGAAGGTATTGAAAAAGGCCACCTTGAAAG TTCGAGATCGGGTTCGGACAAAAATGGAACGTGATATCCTAGTGGAAGTTAACCATCCTTTTATTGTCAAGTTACATTATG CTTTTCAAACAGAAGGGAAGCTGTATCTTATTTTGGATTTTCTCAGGGGAGGAGACTTGTTTACACGTTTATCCAAAGAG GTGATGTTCACAGAAGACGACGTTAAATTTTATCTGGCAGAATTAGCACTTGCTTTAGACCATCTACATAGTCTTGGAATAATATACCGGGACCTAAAACCAGAAAA cATCCTGCTTGATGAGGAAGGACATATCAAATTGACAG atttTGGCTTAAGTAAAGAGTCAATTGATCATGAAAAAAAAGCCTACTCTTTCTGTGGAACAGTGGAATATATGGCACCAGAAGTTGTGAACAGACGAGGCCATACACAGAGTGCAGACTGGTGGTCTTTTGGTGTTTTAATG TTTGAAATGCTCACTGGTACTCTACCTTTCCAAgggaaagacagaaaagaaaccATGACTATGATTCTCAA GGCCAAACTTGGAATGCCCCAGTTCTTGAGTCTTGAAGCACAGAGTCTCCTGCGAATGCTCTTCAAAAGAAACCCAGCAAACAGATTAG GAGCAGGTCCAGATGGAGTAGAAGAAATTAAGAGGCATGCATTCTTTTCCAAAATAGATTGGAAT AAATTGTACCGGAGAGAAATTCATCCTCCTTTTAAACCTGCAACTGGCAGACCTGAGGATACATTTTATTTTGACCCTGAGTTTACAGCAAAAACTCCAAAAG ATTCACCTGGTATTCCACCCAGTGCTAATGCACATCAGCTTTTTCGGGGATTTAGCTTTGTAGCTATTGCATCAGATGATGAAAGCCAAGCAATGCAGACAGTTGGAGTGCATTCAATTGTCCAG CAGTTGCACAGGAACAGCATTCAGTTTACTGATGGATATGAAGTGAAGGAAGATATTGGAGTTGGCTCTTATTCTGTCTGCAAGAGATGTGTTCATAAAGCTTCAAACATGGAGTATGCTGTAAAG ATTATTGACAAGAGTAAAAGAGATCCAACAGAAGAGATTGAAATCCTGCTGCGCTATGGACAGCATCCAAATATTATTACCCTGAAAGAT GTGTATGATGATGGAAAATATGTGTATGTAGTAACAGAACTTATGAAAGGAGGAGAACTGCTGGATAAAATTCTTAGGCAAAAATTTTTCTCAGAACGAGAAGCTAGTGCAGTTCTGTTCACAATAACAAAAACGGTTGAGTATCTCCACACACAAGGG gttgttCACAGAGACCTGAAGCCTAGCAATATTCTTTATGTTGATGAATCTGGTAATCCAGAATCAATTCGAATTTGTGACTTTGGCTTTGCAAAACAACTGCGAGCGGAAAATGGTCTTCTGATGACTCCATGTTACACAGCAAATTTTGTTGCACCAGAG GTTTTAAAGAGGCAAGGTTATGATGCTGCATGTGACATATGGAGCCTTGGTGTTCTACTTTATACCATGCTCACTGG CTACACTCCTTTTGCAAATGGTCCTGATGACACCCCAGAGGAGATTTTGGCCCGAATAGGAAGTGGGAAGTTCTCCCTCAGCGGTGGTTATTGGAACAGTGTTTCAGACACAGCTAAG GACCTTGTTTCAAAAATGCTTCATGTTGACCCTCATCAAAGACTGACTGCAGCCCAAGTTCTCAGTCACCCCTGGATAGTTCACTGTGACCAGTTGCCTCAATACCAGCTGAACAGGCAGGATGCTCCCCATTTAGTGAAG GGTGCAATGGCAGCAACTTACTCAGCTTTGAATCGTAATCAGTCACCAGTTTTGGAGCCAGTTGGCCGTTCTACTCTTGCTCAGAGGAGaggtattaaaaaaattacctcAACAGCCCTGTGA